One Natrinema halophilum genomic window carries:
- a CDS encoding AAA family ATPase, translating into MNVSAAAETSQDVLAEIQTAVIGDRTRFETILTAIVGQGHVLLEDVPGTGKTLTARSLATTLDLEFKRIQFTPDLLPADITGTHVYDEQAGEFEFDEGPIFANVVLADEINRAPPKTQAALLEAMGEKQVSIGGETRELPDPFFVIATQNPVEQEGTFPLPEAQIDRFMIKTTMGYPDRDGELELVDRRADRQSRTPDVSSVVTRDAVLELQDVPESITVDPAIQEYLVDVCRATREDERVEVGISPRGLQRLFEASRARATIAGRDYVSPEDVHAVVHPVLDHRIVLTTEADVRDVDPHSIVDGALNSTPVPSMDE; encoded by the coding sequence ATGAACGTATCCGCAGCAGCCGAGACTAGTCAGGACGTCCTTGCGGAGATTCAGACGGCAGTTATCGGTGACCGAACACGATTCGAGACGATCCTCACCGCCATCGTCGGTCAGGGACACGTCCTCCTCGAGGACGTCCCCGGGACCGGGAAAACGCTCACAGCACGGAGCCTCGCGACGACACTCGACCTCGAGTTCAAACGAATCCAGTTTACGCCCGATCTGTTGCCGGCCGACATCACTGGCACGCACGTCTACGACGAGCAGGCAGGCGAGTTCGAGTTCGATGAAGGTCCGATCTTCGCGAACGTCGTTCTTGCGGACGAAATCAACCGTGCGCCGCCAAAAACGCAGGCCGCGCTGCTCGAGGCGATGGGCGAAAAGCAGGTTTCGATCGGCGGCGAGACCCGCGAGCTGCCGGACCCGTTCTTCGTCATCGCGACGCAAAATCCAGTCGAGCAGGAGGGGACCTTTCCGTTGCCGGAAGCCCAGATCGACCGCTTCATGATCAAGACGACGATGGGCTACCCCGACCGGGACGGCGAACTCGAGCTCGTCGACCGGCGGGCGGACCGCCAGTCCCGAACGCCTGACGTCAGCAGCGTCGTTACTCGTGATGCAGTACTCGAGTTGCAGGACGTTCCCGAGTCGATCACCGTCGATCCCGCGATCCAGGAGTATCTGGTCGACGTCTGTCGAGCAACTCGAGAGGACGAGCGCGTCGAGGTCGGAATCTCGCCGCGTGGCCTCCAGCGGCTGTTCGAGGCGAGTCGGGCCCGCGCGACGATCGCAGGTCGAGACTACGTGTCCCCGGAAGACGTCCACGCTGTCGTCCATCCGGTGCTGGACCACCGAATCGTCCTGACGACGGAGGCGGACGTCCGCGACGTCGATCCGCACTCGATCGTCGACGGGGCGCTAAACAGTACCCCCGTGCCGTCGATGGACGAGTAA